In the Trichoderma atroviride chromosome 4, complete sequence genome, GCGTAATGATGTGTATGGAAAGTAGGCTGATAGTAAATGCTTCATAGGTGTGTTGGTCTGTACAGGTATGAGCTTACCATTGCCTTTTGCAGATACAAGTGTAGCGCACATGGGTCGTTTGCCAACTAAGTGAGAGGCAGCTTATACCgcaaatcatcatcaattaTCGTCGCCACAACACCATTGGCTTGCAGCCCtcaatgatgatgctgtGGGCGTGGGCAGGTGTTCCCCTGGGGGTGTACAACATCACCAAGAAGTTCAATGTGGCCTTGCGCATCCAGCCTCAGATATTGACATTGCTCAGCCTCATCACTTGGACGCAATGCCGCTATTATGACAAAGTAAGAATATAATacatctttttattttcgctTATTTAGCTATCTCCAAAGCTTGCAGCCGCTAATCCACATGCTAGAAATGGCCCATTTCCCGTTGTCTTCTTGTGGTCATCCCCATCGCTCTCGTCATGGCTGGCATACAAATTGGCCTCATTTTTGCTCTTCGAGCCGCCCACTCTTCGCATCTCACATGGCCAGACACGTTGATGGCAGTGCTCTcggctgctcttcttgccgctggcgTCCTCAGACATTATTGGGATATATATGTCCACCGATCGGTCCGTGGGATCTCGTTCATCTTTGTAGGTAtcgatgccgccggcgaTCTCTTCTCTCTGATCTCGGTGTTTTTCCAACCCAGGCTGGATATACTTGGTATGGTGATTTACGGAACCGAGTTGGCCCTTTGGACGGGCGTGTTCGCTTGCGGGGGATATTTCAACTTGCTCCCATGGATAAAACAAAACCTCAAGCCCTCTTCAGAAAGCGATCTGTCTTCCAACGCTTCTGAGCCACCCGCAGACTCAACCACTCAACCAGTTCATGGCATCTCTCTTCAAAATATGCCGTCATCCACGTCCGTATTTAGGACGCCATCAAGCGAGATTGCTGTTGCGAGGATTAGAGCCGGGTTCCaagatgttgaagatgagaggGACGCGGTCTCGTAAATGTGGTTTCGACATTGTAAAAAGTGATTTGTTGGAGCTGAAAAGGGTAACTGAAAAGGGTCGTAataaaggaaagaagaatgatAAAGCAAGCAAATCGATCGCTGAGAATCGCTGAACACATCAAAAGTTGCCATTTTACAAGAGTTCGCACAGCGCACgcgccttggccaagaaCAAGAGTAAATCTCGCGCCTCCACGAATTCGAAGCATAAAACGTGCAAGCTCGCCATAAACAGCCACGTACGGATGAACCTAAGAAGAGAATTGAGCGCAGGATTGTTTCCCACCACTTGTTGAAATAACGCGGTCAGCAAACCAGGATCATTCTCGTCCATATGCCGAACCGGAAATACTTCAGCAAGGGCACAGAAAAGCAGTGCGGCGAGCGATGAGTACTGCATAAAGAGAGCGAAATTGCCCACACTGCCTTCCGGGAATTGCTCCAGCGGAGGAAACATTCGGAACGCCGTGGCCGGAGATAGTCCTAGCATGAGGAAAACATTCGTCTCTATGGTGTAGAACATGTAGATGAGATACGAGATGGAATCCATCGTATCAGGAGCGATAGCCGACATGATGGAGCTCAAAGTGTCGACTTGCTGATTGCGGTGCTGGCCCTGATGTAAAGCGAGAGATGCGATCTGCGCTTGGGAATTGTTGACTCGGAAAATCTGTCGATTAAGAACAACGGACATGACAAGCATAAAATGAAGATTTACTGATGCTGccgttggtgttgatggaaaATGAATGCAATGTGGCCTTGGAGAGTCTGGATTTGTTTTGCATCAGGTAGGTATTTAAATACTGATTTCTTATATGGAAGGGACGCGCTGGACGAAGCGGCCTTCTTCACCGATCCCAGTGCTCTGTTTGTTTATCTCTTTTATCCAAGAGATACCTGCCATGGTTATATCGCTCTTGCCATGGCAGACAATCCAATTCAAGCAAGTGCTTGGCACGTCTAGCAGAGAAGCAAACTTGCAAGTTGTTATCTAATCTAATTCATATGGTCTATGCTAGATGCGTGATGATGCCACCTCATCTCCGAGACTCACCCATTCGTCACTGCGCACCCACGTCTTCGAGAATCATATGCGCCGCCTTCTCGGCAATGGCATACACCGTCGCCTGGATATGCGCGCTGATTTGCAGCGGCATGACACTCGCGTCCACAACTCGCAGGCGCTGGACGCCGTAAACTTGCAGCCGCTCATTCACGACGCCTCCGCCAATGCCTGCGTCGCCGCCCATGGAGCACGTCCCGACAGCATGCAGCGCCGCGCGGGTGCCGTTCAAGacgagctgcttcagctgtTCGTCGTCTTCAAATACGCTGGCCGGCGGGAGAAATGGCTGTTTGACGACGCTGTTGAATGGCGGTGCCAGCATGATGCTGCGTGCAAACCGCGTCGACTGCAGCATCAGCTCTAGATCGACATCGCCAGCTGGGCCATGGTAATAGCCAATCTCAATCACAGGATCCTCCTTTGCAGCCGACTTGGGCTGGACGTGGATCGAGCCGGCAGCgaaaggctgctgcagaattTGGGCAAGTATACCGTGCCTGCTATCCTTTCCTCCAAAAGCACCAGCTCCAAGTTTGAAGAAGTACTCGACTAGACCAATGTTGTCGGGGTCTCTGAGGCGCTGCTCCAAAATAGCCTTCTTCGCTGGAGACGGCTCTGCCAAAGCGTGGGCCTGAGAATATATCTTTTCTAGGGCATCCTGCTGTATGGTTGTCGTGAAAGGAACCATGGCATAGGAGCTGGGGATTTCGCCAAGAGGACCGGACTTGTCCCGAGCATACTGTTCACGAACTGCGGCCGCTCTCTCAGCATCGAGTATAAGCTCATCCGGATTGTCAAGTTCTGGGTCGACATCTACGATGAAAATGAGGGCTATTTGGGGTCTGTCAGCTTGGATACTGTCATGAGTAGACCAGTCGCTGGCGTTGAAATGCACGACTGTGTACATACCTTTGTGTTCCTGCAGGTTTTCTCCTACCATGGGACTATCCACTTTGACATCAATCCCAGCTCGCGACAATATCTCGGGATTTCCAACGCCCGAAAGCTCTAATAACTGCGGAGATTTAACGGTTCCAGCGGACAAGATGACTTCGCGAGATGCTGATACGGTATACTCCTGACCATTGTGAGTAAATCGAACTCCAGAGGCCACATATCCGCCATCAGCTTTGCCAAGCACAATCTTTTCAACCAGCGCTTCAGTCAGAATGCAGAGGTTGGAGCCAGCCAACGAGCAATACTCGGTTGCAAAACTTCGAGTTTTTGTGCGCGGGTTGACGCTGGATAGATTTGCCCACAGTCCAGCATTTGAGCCTGAAAAATGAGCTGGGTTTATTTCAACACCCAACGAGTTGAGCCCCTTGAGCCATGGTTGATGGGCCTGCGAGTAGTCTTCGGCATAAGAGATGTGAATGGGTCCCGAAGTGCCAAAGGTATTAATGTCATATCCGATACCAAATTTGTCTTGTGCAGATGAGCTTGGTGGATGGAACGTTTCCGACTTTTTGAAAAAGGGCCTATGGCATCACCAGGAGGTAAATAAATGCAATTCACATCACAGCCATTACTGCGTCttaggaaaagaaacacTTACAGCAAGTCATCCCACCCCCATCCAGCATTGCCTAGTTGCGCCCAAGCA is a window encoding:
- a CDS encoding uncharacterized protein (EggNog:ENOG41~TransMembrane:7 (o6-28i40-58o64-84i96-120o132-150i162-182o188-213i)) is translated as MDNPVAANVLGTLGAVCWSVQLIPQIIINYRRHNTIGLQPSMMMLWAWAGVPLGVYNITKKFNVALRIQPQILTLLSLITWTQCRYYDKKWPISRCLLVVIPIALVMAGIQIGLIFALRAAHSSHLTWPDTLMAVLSAALLAAGVLRHYWDIYVHRSVRGISFIFVGIDAAGDLFSLISVFFQPRLDILGMVIYGTELALWTGVFACGGYFNLLPWIKQNLKPSSESDLSSNASEPPADSTTQPVHGISLQNMPSSTSVFRTPSSEIAVARIRAGFQDVEDERDAVS
- a CDS encoding uncharacterized protein (TransMembrane:2 (i54-75o95-116i)) → MSVVLNRQIFRVNNSQAQIASLALHQGQHRNQQVDTLSSIMSAIAPDTMDSISYLIYMFYTIETNVFLMLGLSPATAFRMFPPLEQFPEGSVGNFALFMQYSSLAALLFCALAEVFPVRHMDENDPGLLTALFQQVVGNNPALNSLLRFIRTWLFMASLHVLCFEFVEARDLLLFLAKARALCELL
- a CDS encoding uncharacterized protein (EggNog:ENOG41~CAZy:AA3), with protein sequence MQTVSIDDFTRQAFDFIVIGGGTAGLAVASRLAQDGKFTVGVLEAGGVANGRDEVEIPGFFGRALQTDIDWKFETTPPGTEGGVKDNWPRGKALGGSSAINYMGWTRAGRADYDAWAQLGNAGWGWDDLLPFFKKSETFHPPSSSAQDKFGIGYDINTFGTSGPIHISYAEDYSQAHQPWLKGLNSLGVEINPAHFSGSNAGLWANLSSVNPRTKTRSFATEYCSLAGSNLCILTEALVEKIVLGKADGGYVASGVRFTHNGQEYTVSASREVILSAGTVKSPQLLELSGVGNPEILSRAGIDVKVDSPMVGENLQEHKALIFIVDVDPELDNPDELILDAERAAAVREQYARDKSGPLGEIPSSYAMVPFTTTIQQDALEKIYSQAHALAEPSPAKKAILEQRLRDPDNIGLVEYFFKLGAGAFGGKDSRHGILAQILQQPFAAGSIHVQPKSAAKEDPVIEIGYYHGPAGDVDLELMLQSTRFARSIMLAPPFNSVVKQPFLPPASVFEDDEQLKQLVLNGTRAALHAVGTCSMGGDAGIGGGVVNERLQVYGVQRLRVVDASVMPLQISAHIQATVYAIAEKAAHMILEDVGAQ